The following are from one region of the bacterium genome:
- a CDS encoding LUD domain-containing protein, translated as MTDGGGGTPRGEFLARLGSGAPRGADTGEPPPTPAARFTTSRSGPDGFMESWTALGGTAERIPGEELPEAVAAYAARHDGPLLAAAGLGVGADLLWPDCGSQAAAGAAVGVVRAVAAAAQTGTVLLRAGDNGGRAASLLPPACIFVIEAGTVVDTLGDYLRSVEDPPSQLVAVTGPSRSADIESTLVIGVHGPGEVHAILTG; from the coding sequence ATGACCGACGGGGGCGGAGGCACGCCGCGAGGCGAGTTCCTGGCGCGACTCGGGTCCGGCGCGCCCCGCGGTGCGGACACCGGCGAACCGCCGCCGACGCCGGCCGCTCGGTTCACAACCTCCCGCAGCGGCCCGGACGGGTTCATGGAGTCCTGGACGGCTCTCGGCGGAACCGCCGAACGGATCCCCGGCGAGGAACTGCCGGAAGCGGTCGCCGCCTACGCCGCTCGCCACGACGGGCCGTTGCTGGCCGCCGCCGGGCTCGGCGTCGGCGCTGATCTGCTCTGGCCGGACTGCGGGTCACAGGCCGCGGCAGGGGCCGCCGTCGGTGTGGTGCGGGCCGTCGCCGCCGCGGCGCAGACCGGCACCGTGCTGCTGCGAGCCGGCGACAACGGTGGGCGGGCGGCCAGCCTGCTGCCCCCGGCCTGCATCTTCGTGATCGAAGCCGGCACCGTCGTCGACACCCTGGGCGACTACCTGCGCAGCGTCGAGGATCCTCCGAGCCAGCTGGTGGCCGTCACCGGGCCGTCCCGCTCGGCCGACATCGAGAGCACGCTGGTCATCGGCGTCCATGGACCGGGGGAAGTACACGCCATACTCACCGGGTGA
- a CDS encoding MFS transporter: MTERPTSERLFTPAFAALLLACVWYFLVTGMMFEAIPRFVSTTLGGQDWGVGVAMGIAGLAAALLRLPAGRLTDLKGRRWVLVLGSAVAGASMLGLLAARSISAVVGFRLLTGLAEAAYFVAAATALQDLAPAGRRGEATSYFSGVAYVGFALGPVLAEWLIKRYSFDVVWLLAAGLSLIAAVLSLRVPQNRSSVLPDGRFWPKPLLHPAARAPGAVLLIGLMGFASFVTFAALWATDVGIARAGDVFMLLAATVLTVRVLTARVVDRIGARATATVALSASAAGLAVMALWQAPAGVYLGTVVLAVGQGFMFPALFTLVILAAPETERGQAVGAFSISFDLAFGLGGVLAGTVANWLGGIPAAFWFGASACGLALVVARAIIPAPRSPRDSNPPPTEGGDAGGAVGGHSKAAGAPPVAPPGHPDTTGFRPAPE, encoded by the coding sequence GTGACGGAGCGCCCCACATCCGAGCGCCTCTTCACGCCGGCGTTCGCGGCGCTGCTGCTGGCCTGCGTGTGGTACTTCCTCGTGACGGGGATGATGTTCGAGGCGATCCCGCGGTTCGTCTCGACCACTCTGGGGGGACAGGACTGGGGTGTCGGCGTCGCCATGGGGATCGCCGGACTGGCGGCCGCGCTGCTGCGGCTCCCCGCGGGGCGACTCACCGATCTCAAGGGGCGCCGGTGGGTGCTGGTCCTGGGCTCGGCGGTGGCGGGCGCCAGCATGCTGGGCCTCCTGGCCGCCCGGAGCATCAGCGCCGTCGTCGGGTTCCGCCTGCTGACCGGCCTCGCCGAAGCCGCCTACTTCGTCGCCGCGGCGACGGCGCTGCAGGATCTCGCCCCCGCCGGCCGCCGCGGGGAGGCCACGTCGTACTTCTCCGGGGTGGCGTACGTGGGCTTCGCCCTCGGCCCCGTACTCGCCGAATGGCTCATCAAGCGTTACTCCTTCGACGTGGTCTGGCTGCTCGCGGCCGGGCTGAGCCTGATCGCCGCGGTGCTTTCGCTGCGGGTCCCGCAGAACCGCAGCAGCGTCCTACCCGACGGGCGCTTCTGGCCGAAGCCGCTGCTTCACCCCGCGGCGCGGGCCCCGGGCGCGGTCCTGCTGATCGGACTGATGGGCTTCGCCAGCTTCGTGACGTTCGCGGCCTTGTGGGCGACCGACGTGGGAATCGCACGGGCCGGCGACGTGTTCATGCTGCTGGCGGCGACCGTGCTGACCGTACGGGTGCTCACCGCACGAGTGGTCGACAGGATCGGCGCCCGCGCCACCGCCACCGTCGCTCTGAGCGCCTCGGCGGCCGGGCTTGCGGTCATGGCTCTCTGGCAGGCCCCCGCCGGGGTCTACCTCGGCACGGTCGTCCTGGCGGTGGGGCAGGGCTTCATGTTCCCTGCGCTGTTCACGCTGGTCATCCTGGCGGCGCCGGAGACCGAGCGGGGTCAGGCCGTCGGGGCGTTCAGCATCTCCTTCGACCTGGCCTTCGGCCTCGGCGGCGTCCTAGCGGGGACCGTCGCCAACTGGCTCGGCGGGATCCCGGCGGCCTTCTGGTTCGGCGCCTCGGCGTGCGGGCTGGCACTGGTGGTCGCCCGCGCCATCATCCCGGCGCCCCGGAGCCCGCGGGACAGCAACCCGCCGCCGACCGAGGGTGGGGATGCCGGGGGTGCCGTAGGCGGCCATTCCAAGGCCGCCGGAGCGCCACCGGTAGCCCCGCCCGGACACCCGGACACCACTGGATTCCGGCCCGCGCCGGAATGA
- the rpsJ gene encoding 30S ribosomal protein S10, producing the protein MATGQKIRIRLKAYDHEVVDQSARKIVQTVKRTQADVRGPVPLPTERHRVTVIRSPHKDKDSREHFEMRIHKRLLDIVNSSAKTVDSLQRIDLPAGVDIEIKIL; encoded by the coding sequence GTGGCCACGGGGCAGAAGATCCGGATCCGCCTCAAGGCGTACGACCACGAGGTCGTGGATCAGTCGGCGCGCAAGATCGTGCAGACCGTGAAGCGAACCCAGGCCGACGTGCGCGGGCCGGTGCCGCTGCCCACCGAGCGGCACCGCGTCACCGTGATCCGCTCACCCCACAAGGACAAGGACAGCCGCGAGCACTTCGAGATGCGTATTCACAAGCGGCTGTTGGACATCGTGAACTCCTCGGCCAAGACGGTGGACTCGTTGCAGCGCATCGACCTTCCCGCCGGGGTCGACATCGAGATCAAGATTCTCTGA
- the tuf gene encoding elongation factor Tu, whose translation MAKEVFQRSKPHINVGTMGHIDHGKTTLTAAITRVLSERDPESTQFTDFDSIDKAPEERERGITINVAHVEYETPNRHYAHVDMPGHADYIKNMITGAAQVDGAILVVSAADGPMPQTREHVLLARQVGVPRILVALNKVDAVDDPELLELVELEVRELLDEYGFPGDDTPVMPVSALKALDGDTEAADQVVALMEQVDSYVPEPARDVDKPFLLPIEDVFSITGRGTVVTGRVEQGIVNTGDNVEIVGIKETRKTVCTGVEMFRKILDEGRAGDNIGALLRGVAKDEVQRGQVLAAPGSITPHTHFEAEVYVLTKAEGGRHKPFFDGYRPQFYFRTTDVTGSIALPEGIEMCMPGDNTQMTVELIAPIAMDEGLRFAIREGGRTVGAGAVTKILK comes from the coding sequence ATGGCCAAGGAAGTCTTCCAGCGTTCGAAGCCTCACATCAACGTGGGGACCATGGGGCACATCGACCATGGCAAGACGACACTGACCGCTGCGATCACGCGGGTCCTGTCCGAACGCGATCCGGAGTCGACGCAGTTCACGGACTTCGACTCCATCGACAAGGCCCCCGAGGAGCGCGAGCGGGGCATCACCATCAACGTCGCTCACGTGGAGTACGAGACGCCCAACCGGCACTACGCCCACGTCGACATGCCCGGCCACGCGGACTACATCAAGAACATGATCACCGGTGCCGCGCAGGTGGACGGGGCGATCCTGGTGGTCTCCGCCGCCGACGGGCCCATGCCGCAGACCCGCGAGCACGTGCTGCTGGCCCGGCAGGTCGGCGTGCCGCGCATCCTGGTGGCGCTCAACAAGGTGGACGCCGTCGACGACCCTGAGCTGCTGGAGCTCGTCGAGCTCGAGGTGCGCGAGCTGCTGGACGAGTACGGGTTCCCCGGCGACGACACGCCGGTCATGCCGGTCTCGGCGCTCAAGGCACTGGATGGCGACACCGAGGCCGCCGATCAGGTCGTGGCACTCATGGAGCAGGTCGACAGCTACGTGCCCGAGCCGGCCCGCGACGTCGACAAGCCGTTCCTGCTGCCCATCGAGGACGTGTTCTCGATCACGGGCCGCGGCACGGTGGTCACCGGCCGGGTCGAGCAGGGCATCGTGAACACCGGCGACAACGTCGAGATCGTCGGCATCAAGGAGACCCGCAAGACGGTGTGCACCGGTGTGGAGATGTTCCGGAAGATCCTCGACGAGGGTCGCGCCGGTGACAACATCGGCGCGCTGTTGCGCGGCGTCGCCAAGGACGAGGTGCAGCGGGGCCAGGTGCTGGCCGCGCCCGGCTCCATCACCCCGCACACCCACTTCGAGGCCGAGGTCTACGTGCTGACGAAGGCCGAGGGTGGGCGCCACAAGCCGTTCTTCGACGGCTACCGGCCGCAGTTCTACTTCCGCACCACCGACGTCACCGGTTCCATCGCGCTGCCCGAGGGCATCGAGATGTGCATGCCGGGCGACAACACCCAGATGACCGTCGAGCTGATCGCCCCCATCGCCATGGACGAGGGTCTGCGCTTCGCCATCCGCGAGGGTGGGCGAACCGTCGGCGCCGGCGCCGTCACCAAGATCCTGAAGTAG